One Nyctibius grandis isolate bNycGra1 chromosome 26, bNycGra1.pri, whole genome shotgun sequence DNA window includes the following coding sequences:
- the WIPF2 gene encoding WAS/WASL-interacting protein family member 2, which produces MPIPPPPPPPPGPPPPTFSQANTELPKLSREEQRGRGALLQDICKGTKLKKVTQINDRSAPILEKPKGSGGSYGSSSAAIQAKGGLFQGGVPKLRPVGAKDSSDSSGKQTLQVPGSRAAAPRPPVPASNSRPQDDADNSRASPPELPRTQRPSLPDLSRPNTAGSTGMKHSSSAPPPPPPGRRATAPPAPPPAHGTKGSSYNREKPLPPTPGQRLPASRDGPPAPPPIKPPPSPVSIRTGSGAQGQSLAPPPPPYRQPPGVPNGPSSPINESAPELPQRHNSLHRKTPGPLRGLAPPLPASASPSLQSSRPPPPARDPPSRGAAPPPPPPMLRNGGRDAPPPPPPYRPHGSAEPPSRGKPPPPPTRTPAGPPPPPPPVRNGHRDSISTVRAFLDDFESKYSFHPVEDFPAPEEYKYFQRIYPSKTNRATRGAPPLPPIPR; this is translated from the exons ATGCCGATCCctcctcccccgccgccgccgccgggccccccGCCTCCCACCTTCAGTCAG GCGAACACGGAGCTGCCGAAGCTGAGCCGCGAGGAgcagcggggccgcggggccctCCTGCAGGACATCTGCAAAGGGACCAAGCTGAAGAAGGTGACACAGATCAATGACCGGAGCGCACCGATCCTGGAGA AGCCCAAGGGCAGCGGCGGCAGCTACGGCTCTAGCTCAGCTGCCATCCAGGCGAAGGGCGGCCTCTTCCAGGGCGGCGTGCCCAAGCTCAGACCCGTGGGAGCGAAGGACAGCTCAG ACAGCTCCGGGAAGCAAACCCTGCAAGTCCCCGGCTCCAGAGcagccgccccccggcccccggtGCCGGCCAGCAACAGCCGACCTCAAGATGATGCTGACAACAGCCGGGCTTCTCCCCCGGAGCTGCCGCGCACGCAGAGGCCTTCCCTGCCCGACCTCTCCCGGCCCAACACCGCCGGCAGCACCGGCATGAAGCACAGCTCgtcggccccgccgcctcccccgccgGGACGCCGTGCCACCGCGCCTCCCGCACCCCCGCCGGCGCACGGCACCAAGGGGTCTTCTTACAACCGGGAGAAGCCCCTGCCGCCCACCCCGGGACAGCGACTGCCCGCGAGCAGGGAcggacccccagccccgccacCCATcaagccccctccctccccagtcAGTATCCGAACGGGGTCGGGGGCTCAGGGCCAGTCTCTcgcccccccaccgccccctTATCGGCAaccccccggtgtccccaaCGGCCCTTCCAGCCCCATCAACGAGTCCGCCCCGGAGCTGCCGCAGAGACACAACTCCTTGCACAGGAAGACGCCGGGCCCTCTGCGGGGTCTcgcgccgccgctgcccgcttCAGCCTCCCCGTCTCTCCAAAGCAGTCGCCCCCCTCCGCCGGCCAGAGACCCCCCGAGCCGGGGAGCAG ccccgccgccccctccgccGATGCTGCGGAACGGGGGGCGTGATGCCCCCCCGCCTCCGCCCCCCTACAGACCGCACGGCTCCGCCGAGCCCCCCAGTCGGGGgaagccgccgccgccgcccacGAGGACGCcggccgggccgccgccgccgcctccgccggtGCGGAACGGGCACCGGGACTCCATCTCCACCGTCAGAGCGTTCCTGG ATGACTTTGAATCCAAATACTCCTTTCATCCTGTCGAAGACTTCCCAGCCCCAGAAGAATATAAATACTTCCAGAGAATCTACcccagcaaaacaaacagag CTACGCGTGGGgccccccctctgccccccatccccaggtgA
- the CDC6 gene encoding cell division control protein 6 homolog, whose product MTGRIPQRQPTIAFPRRRSARRPAATPPAKSGPAAAAPRLSPCPGGPAEPGRETPATRSARTKALPLSPRKRLGDDNLCNVPRASPCSPAKRSKENRGRRLLFGDPPASPDKPSSPGPSPRRGGQETPQSSGLGGRPARTRLFRQEGTCYQEAKRVLHAAVPDRLHGRDGETGTIRQFLREHVCGRRPGSLYISGAPGTGKTACLSRVLLDCKDELAGSQTVVLNCMALGSPQGVFPAVAQRLGLPAAAGRDGVRRLEKQLTAPGPMVLLVLDELDQLESKGQDVLYTLFEWPQLPGSRLVLVGLANALDLTDRSLARLGARPAGSPRLLHFPPYTREQLAAILQERLGQVTGDPILDAAALQFCARKVSAVSGDARKALDVCRRAVEVVELEVRSQTLLKPLPGGDSLASPVPRRVGLLHVSRVISEVFGERLAPGGRGAAAAFPLQQKVLLCSLLLLARRLRAREVTLGKLHDTYSQLCRQQQLPAVDQAECLSLVTLLESHGVLELKKAKEARLAKVSLKLEEAAVERALQDTALLGTILAQGLR is encoded by the exons atGACCGGCCGCATCCCGCAGCGCCAGCCCACCATCGCCTTCCCCCGCCGGAGgagcgcccgccgccccgccgccaccccccCGGCCAAgagcggccccgccgccgccgccccgcgcctcTCGCCCTGCCCCGGGGGCCCCGCGGAGCCCGGCCGGGAGACCCCGGCCACACGCTCGGCTCGGACCAAAGCGCTACCGCTGAGCCCCCGCAAGCGCCTGG GCGATGACAACCTCTGCAACGTCCCCCGCGCCTCGCCCTGCTCCCCGGCCAAGCGCAGCAAGGAGAACCGGGGCCGCCGCTTGCTCTTCGGGGACCCCCCGGCCTCCCCCGACAAGCCCAGCAGCCCGGGGCCATCCCCTCGGCGCGGGGGGCAGGAGACCCCCCAGAGCTCGGGGCTCGGCGGGCGGCCTGCCCGCACCCGGCTCTTCAGGCAGGAAG GCACCTGCTACCAGGAGGCGAAGCGGGTGCTGCACGCGGCCGTGCCCGACCGCCTGCACGGCAGGGACGGGGAGACGGGCACCATCCGGCAGTTCCTGCGGGAGCACGTCTGCGGGCGCCGGCCCGGCAGCCTCTACATCTCCGGAGCCCCCGGGACGGGAAAAACGGCCTGTCTGAGCCGTGTCCTGCTCGACTGCAAG GACGAGCTCGCTGGGAGCCAAACCGTGGTCCTGAACTGCATGGCGCTGGGCAGCCCGCAGGGCGTCTTCCCCGCCGTGGCGCAGCggctggggctgcccgcggCCGCCGGCCGGGACGGCGTGCGGaggctggagaagcagctgacGGCCCCCGGGCCCATGGT gctgctggtgctggaCGAGCTGGACCAGCTGGAGAGCAAGGGACAGGACGTGCTCTACACCCTCTTCGAGTGGCCCCAACTGCCCGGTTCCAGGCTCGTCCTCGTCG GGTTGGCCAACGCGCTGGACCTGACTGACCGCAGCCTGGCCAGGCTCGGCGCCCGCCcggccggcagcccccgccTGCTGCACTTCCCACCCTACACTCGGGAGCAGCTCGCCGCCATCCTGCAGGAGCGCCTGGGGCAG GTGACTGGTGACCCCATCCTGGATGCCGCCGCGCTCCAGTTCTGCGCCCGCAAGGTCTCCGCGGTCTCCGGTGACGCTCGCAAGGCCCTGGATGTCTGCAG GCGCGCCgtggaggtggtggagctgGAGGTGCGGAGCCAGACCCTGCTCAAGCCGCTGCCGGGCG GCGACTCCTTGGCGTCCCCCGTCCCCCGGCGCGTGGGGCTCCTGCACGTCTCCCGCGTGATCTCGGAGGTGTTCGGGGAGCGGCTGGcgccggggggccggggggccgcggccgccTTCCCGCTGCAGCAGAaggtgctgctctgctccctgctgctgctcgcCCGGCGCCTGCGCGCCCGCGAGGTGACGCTGGGGAAG CTCCACGACACCTACAGCCAGCTctgccggcagcagcagctccccgcCGTCGACCAGGCCGAGTGCCTGTCCCTTGTCACCCTCCTCGAGTCCCATGGCGTCCTCGAGCTGAAGAAGGCCAAGGAGGCCCGGCTGGCCAAG gtcTCCCTGAAGCTGGAGGAGGCGGCGGTGGAGCGCGCGCTGCAGGACACGGCGCTGCTGGGCACCATCCTGGCGCAGGGGCTGCGCTAG